A single region of the Strigops habroptila isolate Jane chromosome 3, bStrHab1.2.pri, whole genome shotgun sequence genome encodes:
- the GNPTAB gene encoding N-acetylglucosamine-1-phosphotransferase subunits alpha/beta, protein MLLKLLQRQTYTCLSHRYGPCLCLGGLVLMIVSALQFGEVVLEWSRDQYHVMFDSYRDNVAGRSFQNRLCLPMPIDVVYTWVNGTDVELIKDLQQVREQMEEEQRIMREILGKNATEPTKKSEKQLECLLTHCIKVPMLVLDPALPTNVTLKDLLSIHPTLQAANNMFFVAKPKNPSTNVTVIVFDSPKDVEAAHSGMLKDNSKHIVWRGYLTTDKEVPGLVLMQDLAFLSGFPATFKETNQLRSKLPESLASKVKLLQLYSEASVALLQLNNPKGFQELSKQAKKNMTIDGKELMLNPAYLLWDLSSVSQSKQDEDVSASRFEDNEELRYSLRSIERHAPWVRRIFIVTNGQIPSWLNLDNPRITIVTHQEIFQNVSHLPTFSSPAIESHIHRISGLSQKFIYLNDDVMFGKDVWPDDFYSHSKGQKVYLTWPVPNCAEGCPGSWIKDGYCDKACNNSACDWDGGDCIGNSGGSRYVAGAGAVGGIGNGPPWQFGAGISGVSYCNQGCANSWLADKFCDQACNVLSCGFDAGDCGQDHFEEMYKVTLQLNQTYYVIPKGECLPYFSFSEIAKKGIEGSYSDNPIIRHASVANKWKTIHLIMHSGMNTTVIYFNLTFLNKNDEEFKMQVAVEADTREEPKPNTTSTQKLNSDFKTITSIPEAEMIFEDIPEEKRFPRVRRRQNGTKESLHEAVIIPSVNMSLLPEDVLLALQKLDLKLLNGDITQKGFNLSKAALLRTFQFLTTVKSIIDLEKKVVHNRSEDQKNHTSWQKPYKDVNSGKIKTVKANEEVPSRLTGTKGTIITVNTNQSIYKVKPKSTLLSQAVGNKSETREKVLNALILRETQKSKHTVNLDTREDAQGMEGGKGHVKVDTDVKEGPVGRKLQSYAGSYQGFLPWEKKKYFQDLLDEEESLVKQMSYFTDSKYFGRQLKDTFADSLRYVNKLLNSKFGFTSRKVPAHMPHMIDRTVMQELQDMFPEEFDKTSFHKVRHSEDMQFAFSYFYYLMSAVQPLNISQIFDEVDTDQSGILSDREIRTLATRIHELPLSLQDLTGLEQMLINCSKALPANITQIHVIPPTQEAYYDPNLPPVTKNLVTNCKPVTDRIRKAYKDKNKYRFEIMGEEEIAFKMIRTNVSHVVGQLDDIRKNPRKFICLNDNIDHNHKDAQTVKAVLRDFYESMFPIPSQFELPREYRNRFLHMHELQEWRAYRDKLKFWTHCVLVTLIVFTVISFFAEQLIALKRKIFPRRRIQKEVGHERIKV, encoded by the exons gtTGTCTTGGAGTGGAGTAGAGATCAGTATCATGTTATGTTTGATTCATACAGAGACAACGTTGCTGGCAGATCATTTCAGAATCG GCTTTGTTTACCCATGCCAATTGATGTGGTATACACCTGGGTGAACGGCACAGATGTTGAACTGATCAAAGACTTGCAACAGGTCAGAGAACAgatggaggaagagcagagaataATGAG GGAAATCCTTGGAAAGAATGCAACAGAACCAACAAAGAAGAG TGAGAAGCAACTGGAGTGTTTGCTGACACACTGCATCAAAGTGCCAATGCTTGTTCTGGATCCTGCGCTGCCTACCAATGTCACACTGAAAGATCTGCTGTCTATTCATCCTACTTTACAAGCTGCTAATAATATGTTCTTtgtagcaaaaccaaaaaatccttCTACCAACGTGACAGTAATTGTTTTTGATAGCCCTAAGGATG TTGAAGCTGCCCATTCTGGAATGTTAAAAGACAACAGCAAACACATAGTATGGAGAGGTTACCTG acTACAGACAAAGAAGTTCCAGGTCTAGTTTTAATGCAAGACTTGGCCTTCCTTAGTGGATTTCCAGCTACattcaaagaaacaaatcagCTACGATCTAAACTACCAGAGAGCCTGGCCTCTAAAGTAAAACTG TTGCAGCTCTACTCAGAAGCCAGCGTGGCTCTTTTGCAGCTGAATAACCCTAAGGGTTTCCAAGAACTgagcaagcaagcaaagaagAACATGACTATAGATGGAAAAGAACTAATGCTTAATCCTGCTTATTTACTATGGGACCTCAGCTCTGTCAGCCAG TCTAAGCAGGATGAAGATGTTTCTGCCAGCCGTTTTGAAGATAACGAAGAACTGAGATACTCCTTACGATCAATAGAGAGGCATGCCCCTTGGGTGCGCCGTATTTTCATCGTCACTAACGGGCAGATTCCTTCCTGGCTTAACCTGGATAATCCTCGAATAACCATAGTGACACATCAG gaaatatttcagaatgtgAGTCACTTGCCTACCTTCAGTTCACCAGCTATTGAAAGTCACATTCACCGTATCAGTGGCCTCTCTCAGAAGTTTATTTATCTCAATGATGATGTTATGTTTGGGAAAGATGTTTGGCCTGATGATTTTTACAGTCACTCTAAAGGTCAGAAG GTGTACTTGACTTGGCCTGTGCCAAACTGTGCTGAGGGATGTCCTGGCTCGTGGATTAAAGATGGTTACTGTGATAAAGCCTGTAATAACTCAGCATGTGATTGGGATGGAGGTGATTGCATTG GTAACAGTGGGGGTAGTCGCTATGTTGCTGGTGCAGGTGCAGTTGGAGGTATCGGGAATGGACCACCATGGCAGTTTGGTGCAGGAATAAGTGGTGTTTCATACTGTAACCAAGGCTGTGCTAATTCTTGGCTAGCAGACAAGTTCTGTGATCAGGCCTGCAACGTCCTCTCCTGTGGATTCGATGCTGGTGACTGTGGCCAGG ATCATTTTGAAGAGATGTACAAGGTGACACTTCAGCTTAATCAGACCTACTATGTTATTCCCAAAGGTGAATGTCTGCCCTACTTCAGCTTCAGTGAAATAGCCAAGAAAGGAATTGAGGGTTCATATAGTGATAATCCAATTATCCGACATGCTTCAGTTGCTAACAAATGGAAGACTATCCACCTCATAATGCATAGTGGTATGAATACAACTGTGATCTATTTTAACCttacatttctaaataaaaatgatgaagaatttaaaatgcagGTAGCTGTTGAAGCTGATACTAGAGaggaaccaaaaccaaacacaacttCCACGCAAAAATTGAACTCTGATTTTAAAACTATAACTTCAATACCAGAAGCTGAAATGATATTTGAAGATATTCCTGAAGAAAAACGCTTTCCAAGAGTCAGAAGACGTCAAAATGGCACAAAAGAGAGTCTACATGAAGCGGTGATAATACCATCAGTAAACATGTCTCTCCTTCCTGAAGATGTTCTCCTAGCACTGCAGAAACTGGACTTAAAACTATTAAATGGTGATATCACTCAGAAAGGATTTAACCTATCCAAGGCTGCTCTCCTGAGAACTTTCCAGTTCTTAACTACAGTAAAGAGTATCATAGACCTGGAAAAGAAGGTAGTGCATAATCGTTCAGAAGATCAGAAGAACCATACCAGTTGGCAGAAGCCTTATAAAGATGTAAACAgtggtaaaataaaaacagtaaaagcaaatgaagaagtTCCTTCAAGGCTTACAGGAACAAAAGGAACTATTATAACAGTGAACACAAACCAATCTATATATAAAGTAAAGCCTAAATCCACACTTCTCTCCCAGGCTGTGggaaataaaagtgaaactCGAGAAAAAGTATTGAATGCACTCATATTAAGGGAAACCCAGAAATCAAAACATACTGTGAATTTAGATACTAGAGAAGATGCACAAGgaatggaaggaggaaaagggcaTGTGAAGGTAGATACAGATGTAAAAGAGGGAccagtgggaagaaaattacagtCTTATGCTGGAAGTTATCAAGGCTTTTTGccatgggagaaaaagaagtatttccagGACCTTCTAGAT GAAGAAGAGTCATTAGTGAAACAAATGTCATACTTTACTGATAGTAAATATTTTGGAAGACAGTTGAAAGATACATTTGCTGATTCCCTTCGATAtgtaaataaacttttaaaCAGCAAATTTGGATTTACATCTCGGAAAGTCCCTGCTCATATGCCTCACATGATTGACCGCACTGTTATGCAAGAGCTGCAGGATAT GTTTCCTGAGGAGTTTGACAAGACATCATTTCACAAAGTGCGGCACTCAGAAGAtatgcagtttgctttttcatatttctacTATCTTATGAGTGCAGTCCAGCCACTAAACATTTCTCAGATCTTTGATGAGGTTGATACAGACCAATCGGGCATTTTGTCTGACCGAGAGATTCGCACATTGGCCACTAGAATCCATGAATTACCATTAAGTTTGCAG GATTTGACTGGTCTAGAACAAATGCTAATAAATTGCTCTAAAGCTCTGCCTGCCAACATCACTCAGATACATGTTATTCCACCAACTCAGGAAGCATATTATGATCCCAATCTG CCTCCAGTAACAAAAAACCTAGTGACCAATTGCAAACCTGTGACTGACAGGATTCGTAAGGCATACAAGGACAAAAACAAATACAG GTTTGAAATcatgggagaagaggaaattgCCTTCAAAATGATTCGCACAAATGTGTCTCATGTAGTTGGCCAGCTGGATGACATACGAAAAAATCCCAG AAAATTCATTTGCCTAAATGACAACATTGATCACAATCATAAGGATGCTCAAACAGTGAAAGCGGTGCTTAGGGATTTTTACGAATCAATGTTTCCCATACCTTCCCAATTTGAACTGCCAAGAGAATACCGGAATCGTTTCCTTCACATGCATGAACTCCAAGAATG GAGGGCATATAGAGACAAGCTCAAAT